From Streptomyces sp. NBC_00370, a single genomic window includes:
- a CDS encoding GntR family transcriptional regulator, which yields MGSGSSGGGVLKRERVREHLLGLIEAGSPGDAIPSERTLCAELGVSRPTLRMAVDELVATGQLVREHGRGMFVAPAKITQELTSDDTAFVVPRASGAWSSRILERATIQAGARIGRKLRVSPAAELIYIARLRLVDGAPIAIEHLHIPAELAPALTPQELEAGDLYDHLREHHQLSVHEATQSIEPTVVNEAEAAVLDVPVLSPALLIERLTLDTSGRPVEYVHSLYRGDRYRIVSRLALGSSAPRPRTGGHHPGIPPGDFAHDGIITSSTTGDAY from the coding sequence ATGGGGAGTGGCTCGTCGGGTGGTGGCGTGCTCAAGCGGGAGCGGGTACGGGAGCATCTGCTCGGCCTGATCGAGGCCGGCAGCCCGGGGGACGCGATCCCGTCCGAACGCACGCTCTGCGCCGAACTCGGTGTGTCGCGGCCCACGTTGCGGATGGCCGTGGACGAACTCGTCGCCACGGGGCAGCTCGTACGGGAACACGGCCGCGGCATGTTCGTCGCGCCCGCCAAGATCACCCAGGAACTCACCTCGGACGACACGGCGTTCGTCGTCCCGCGCGCCTCGGGCGCCTGGTCGAGCCGGATCCTGGAGCGGGCCACGATCCAGGCCGGCGCCAGGATCGGCCGCAAGCTACGCGTGTCGCCGGCCGCCGAGCTGATCTACATCGCCCGGCTGCGGCTGGTCGACGGCGCGCCCATCGCGATCGAGCATCTGCACATCCCCGCCGAGCTGGCCCCCGCGCTCACCCCGCAGGAGCTGGAGGCCGGTGATCTCTACGACCATCTGCGCGAGCACCACCAGCTCTCCGTGCACGAGGCCACCCAGTCGATCGAGCCGACCGTGGTCAACGAGGCGGAGGCGGCCGTGCTGGACGTACCGGTGCTCTCCCCCGCGCTGCTCATCGAGCGGCTGACCCTGGACACCTCGGGCCGGCCCGTGGAGTACGTGCACTCGCTCTACCGCGGCGACCGCTACCGCATCGTCTCGCGGCTGGCGCTCGGCAGCTCCGCCCCGCGCCCCCGTACCGGCGGCCACCACCCGGGCATCCCGCCGGGCGACTTCGCGCACGACGGGATCATCACGTCGTCCACCACGGGAGACGCCTACTGA
- a CDS encoding extracellular solute-binding protein: MAGSAALAATLALSACSSSSGTSAGPQKLTVWIMKDSVTDAFLHRFEQDFAKTHKDIDLDIQIQEWDGIGEKVTAALASKDAPDVMEVGNTQVAQYAASGGVEDLTDRTEDLSGADWLPGLAGPGKIDGKQYGIPWYAANRVVVYNKDLFAQAGITAPPTTHAAWLADTAKLNKGATQGIYLPGQNWYTLAGFIWDEGGDLATRTGGSWKGTLDTPQALAGMDFYRRLQALGKGPKDSDEAKPPQAEVFAKGDVAQIISVPGGAKLIEETNPALKGKIGFFPIPGKEAGTPGSVFTGGSDLVVPEASAHHDAAYQVVKALTGDKWQTDMARTMSYVPNRTSLAKAVQGDPGTAAMAAGAARGRATPNSPQWAAVEATNPIKQYMTAVLTGSDPAEAAKTASTSITKTLGS, translated from the coding sequence ATCGCCGGTTCCGCAGCACTCGCGGCGACCCTGGCACTCAGCGCCTGCAGTTCGTCCTCCGGCACGTCGGCGGGACCGCAGAAACTCACCGTCTGGATCATGAAGGACAGCGTCACCGACGCCTTCCTCCACCGTTTCGAACAGGACTTCGCCAAGACCCACAAGGACATCGACCTGGACATCCAGATCCAGGAGTGGGACGGCATAGGCGAGAAGGTCACCGCCGCCCTGGCCAGCAAGGACGCCCCCGACGTCATGGAGGTGGGCAACACCCAGGTGGCCCAGTACGCGGCCAGCGGCGGCGTCGAGGACCTCACGGACCGCACCGAGGACCTGTCCGGCGCCGACTGGCTGCCGGGGCTCGCGGGGCCGGGGAAGATCGACGGCAAGCAGTACGGCATCCCCTGGTACGCGGCGAACCGGGTCGTCGTCTACAACAAGGACCTCTTCGCCCAGGCCGGCATCACCGCGCCGCCCACCACCCACGCCGCCTGGCTCGCCGACACCGCGAAGCTCAACAAGGGCGCCACGCAGGGCATTTACCTACCCGGGCAGAACTGGTACACCCTGGCCGGCTTCATCTGGGACGAGGGCGGCGACCTCGCCACCCGTACCGGCGGCAGCTGGAAGGGCACCCTCGACACCCCCCAGGCGCTGGCCGGCATGGACTTCTACCGGCGCCTCCAGGCGCTCGGCAAGGGGCCCAAGGACTCCGACGAGGCCAAACCGCCGCAGGCCGAGGTGTTCGCCAAGGGCGACGTCGCCCAGATCATCTCCGTCCCCGGCGGGGCCAAGCTCATCGAGGAGACCAACCCCGCGCTCAAGGGGAAGATCGGCTTCTTCCCGATACCGGGCAAGGAGGCCGGCACCCCCGGCTCCGTCTTCACCGGCGGCTCCGACCTCGTCGTCCCCGAGGCCTCGGCCCACCACGACGCCGCCTACCAGGTGGTCAAGGCGCTCACCGGCGACAAGTGGCAGACGGACATGGCCAGGACCATGAGTTACGTCCCCAACAGGACCTCGCTCGCCAAGGCCGTCCAGGGCGACCCGGGTACGGCCGCGATGGCGGCGGGCGCCGCACGCGGCCGGGCCACCCCCAACTCGCCCCAGTGGGCGGCCGTCGAGGCCACCAACCCGATCAAGCAGTACATGACGGCGGTGCTCACGGGCAGCGACCCCGCCGAGGCGGCGAAGACCGCCTCGACCAGCATCACCAAGACGCTCGGCTCATGA
- a CDS encoding carbohydrate ABC transporter permease, whose amino-acid sequence MTAAPRAVRGALWPYLLIAPTVLGAAYLLAYPLVRNLVISFQHYGLGELIRGGASFAGLANYREILDDDEFWEVVRRTFWWTGINVVLIMVLATGVALLLQHLGRRMRLLVMCGLVLAWASPVIATTTVFQWLFASRLGVVNWLLVQLGFDSYENYSWFADGSATFTILVTLVVWQSVPFAAITLHAALLTVPAELYESARIDGAGAARIFRSVTLPMLRPLFGLVLCLEVIWVFRCFAQIWAISKGGPGDATTTLPVYAYRVAQSLHRYDLSAAASTITVVLLVAVLVVYFRQMFRQEAEA is encoded by the coding sequence ATGACGGCGGCCCCCAGGGCCGTACGCGGGGCGCTCTGGCCGTATCTGCTGATCGCCCCCACCGTGCTCGGCGCCGCCTACCTCCTCGCGTATCCGCTCGTCCGCAACCTGGTCATCTCCTTCCAGCACTACGGCCTCGGCGAACTCATCAGGGGCGGCGCCTCGTTCGCCGGGCTCGCCAACTACCGGGAGATCCTGGACGACGACGAGTTCTGGGAGGTGGTGCGGCGGACCTTCTGGTGGACCGGGATCAATGTCGTCCTGATCATGGTGCTGGCCACCGGAGTCGCGCTGCTGCTCCAGCACCTCGGGCGCAGGATGCGGCTGCTGGTGATGTGCGGTCTGGTCCTCGCCTGGGCCAGCCCCGTCATCGCCACCACGACCGTCTTCCAGTGGCTGTTCGCGTCCCGGCTCGGAGTGGTCAACTGGCTGCTCGTCCAGCTCGGCTTCGACTCGTACGAGAACTACTCCTGGTTCGCCGACGGCAGTGCGACCTTCACCATCCTGGTCACCCTCGTCGTCTGGCAGTCCGTGCCGTTCGCCGCCATCACCCTGCACGCCGCGCTGCTGACCGTACCCGCCGAGCTGTACGAGTCGGCCCGCATCGACGGCGCGGGCGCCGCCCGGATCTTCCGCTCCGTCACCCTGCCCATGCTGCGGCCCCTCTTCGGGCTCGTGCTGTGCCTCGAAGTCATCTGGGTCTTCCGCTGCTTCGCCCAGATCTGGGCCATCAGCAAGGGCGGCCCCGGCGACGCCACGACCACCCTGCCCGTCTACGCCTACCGCGTCGCCCAGTCCCTGCACCGCTACGACCTGTCGGCCGCCGCCTCCACCATCACCGTGGTGCTGCTCGTCGCCGTCCTCGTCGTCTACTTCCGGCAGATGTTCCGGCAGGAGGCAGAAGCATGA
- a CDS encoding carbohydrate ABC transporter permease, with protein sequence MIRRRTRRLPLNAVALLVFVCSVFPVYWMVLTAFKPTVDIQSETPVFLPTSLTLDHFDKAVHADGFWLFWRNSLLVTGCCVILALIVALGAAFAVARLRWRGRRGFILMVFIAQVAPWEALLIPMYIIARDTDMLDKLSMLTLIYFMITLPFTIVTLRGFLTAIPVELEEAAQVDGCTRADAFRRITLPLLAPGLLATSLFGFITAWNEFAFANMLIIKNQDDRTLPVWLSSFSNVFGTDWGATMAASTLFALPVLALFLVLQGRVATGMTSGAVKG encoded by the coding sequence ATGATCCGCCGCCGCACCCGCCGGCTGCCGCTCAACGCGGTGGCGCTGCTGGTCTTCGTCTGCTCGGTCTTCCCCGTCTACTGGATGGTGCTGACCGCGTTCAAGCCGACCGTCGACATCCAGTCCGAGACCCCCGTCTTCCTGCCCACCTCGCTCACCCTCGACCACTTCGACAAGGCCGTGCACGCCGACGGGTTCTGGCTGTTCTGGCGCAACAGCCTGCTGGTGACCGGCTGTTGTGTGATCCTCGCGCTGATCGTCGCCCTCGGCGCCGCCTTCGCCGTCGCCCGGCTGCGCTGGCGGGGCCGCAGGGGCTTCATCCTGATGGTCTTCATCGCGCAAGTCGCGCCCTGGGAAGCGCTGCTGATCCCGATGTACATCATCGCCAGGGACACGGACATGCTCGACAAGCTGTCCATGCTCACCCTGATCTACTTCATGATCACGCTGCCCTTCACCATCGTCACACTGCGCGGCTTCCTCACCGCCATCCCGGTGGAGCTGGAGGAGGCCGCCCAGGTCGACGGCTGCACCCGCGCCGACGCCTTCCGCCGGATCACCCTCCCACTGCTCGCACCCGGGCTGCTGGCCACCTCGCTCTTCGGCTTCATCACCGCCTGGAACGAGTTCGCCTTCGCCAACATGCTGATCATCAAGAACCAGGACGATCGCACCCTGCCGGTGTGGCTGTCGTCCTTCTCCAACGTGTTCGGCACCGACTGGGGCGCCACCATGGCCGCCTCCACCCTCTTCGCCCTGCCCGTGCTGGCCCTCTTCCTGGTGCTCCAGGGCCGGGTCGCCACCGGGATGACCAGCGGCGCCGTCAAGGGATAG
- a CDS encoding beta-N-acetylhexosaminidase, which yields MTAPPLVPRPTHLGTLPGRFTLDAHTAVRAAPGGATAAATLLRTLLAPATGLPLPASDDGRVVLVVDPALGGLGDEGYGLTVGTDAVLLRAARPAGLLRGIQTIRQLLPPQALSDTPVRGTAWTLPCVQITDVPRFAWRGVMLDVARRFRPVSFLYRFTDLLALHKLNVLHLHLTDDQGWRMPVAGYPKLTEIGGLPHGGAYTRQELTGLVGYAAERGITVVPEIELPGHARAALAAYPELGNVPGRRLGVWDRWGVSENIFGVHDEVVDFFRTVLDEVMDTFPSRHVHLGGDECPVVEWRQSPAAHRRVVDEGLAGPEALRGWLLGRVGAHLAANGRRPLGWTDTGSDLPDGFTAAPWLEESHGLTAARRGQDIIMAPHRSTFLDYPQSERPGEPPGQPGGVVTLRDVYALEPAPPSWEPEAAAHVLGTQAQLWAEYVPTEAHAEYLAFPRLCALAETAWSAHRDWPGFQDRLAHHRTRLDALHVPGRPPHHLPAPSLSGEETGR from the coding sequence ATGACCGCACCCCCACTGGTCCCACGCCCCACCCATCTGGGCACACTGCCCGGACGGTTCACCCTCGACGCACACACCGCCGTACGCGCGGCGCCCGGCGGTGCCACCGCGGCCGCCACCCTGCTGCGCACCCTGCTCGCCCCCGCCACCGGACTGCCACTGCCCGCGTCCGACGACGGCCGTGTCGTGCTCGTCGTCGACCCGGCGCTCGGCGGCCTCGGCGACGAGGGGTACGGCCTCACCGTCGGCACCGACGCCGTACTGCTGCGCGCGGCGCGCCCCGCCGGGCTGCTGCGGGGAATCCAGACGATCCGTCAACTCCTGCCGCCCCAGGCGCTGTCGGACACTCCCGTACGCGGCACCGCGTGGACGCTGCCCTGCGTCCAGATCACCGACGTGCCGCGGTTCGCCTGGCGCGGTGTGATGCTGGACGTCGCCAGACGCTTCCGGCCCGTCTCCTTCCTGTACCGGTTCACCGATCTGCTCGCGCTGCACAAACTCAACGTGCTGCACCTGCATCTGACGGACGACCAGGGCTGGCGGATGCCGGTCGCCGGCTACCCGAAGCTCACCGAGATCGGCGGTCTGCCGCACGGCGGCGCCTACACCCGCCAGGAGCTGACCGGTCTCGTCGGCTACGCGGCGGAGCGCGGCATCACCGTCGTACCGGAGATAGAGCTGCCGGGCCACGCACGGGCCGCGCTCGCCGCCTATCCGGAGCTGGGCAACGTACCCGGACGCCGGCTCGGCGTCTGGGACCGCTGGGGCGTGAGCGAGAACATCTTCGGCGTCCACGACGAGGTCGTCGACTTCTTCCGCACCGTGCTCGACGAGGTGATGGACACCTTCCCCTCGCGCCATGTGCACCTCGGCGGCGACGAGTGCCCCGTCGTCGAGTGGCGGCAGTCGCCCGCCGCCCACCGCAGGGTCGTGGACGAAGGGCTCGCGGGCCCGGAAGCCCTGCGCGGCTGGCTGCTCGGCCGCGTCGGCGCCCACCTCGCCGCGAACGGCCGGCGCCCGCTCGGCTGGACCGACACCGGCAGCGACCTGCCCGACGGCTTCACCGCGGCACCGTGGCTGGAGGAGTCGCACGGACTCACCGCCGCACGGCGCGGCCAGGACATCATCATGGCCCCGCACCGGTCCACCTTCCTCGACTACCCGCAGAGCGAGCGCCCCGGCGAACCGCCGGGCCAGCCCGGCGGTGTCGTCACCCTGCGGGACGTCTACGCCCTCGAACCCGCGCCGCCCAGCTGGGAGCCCGAGGCCGCCGCCCATGTCCTCGGCACCCAGGCGCAGTTGTGGGCCGAGTACGTCCCCACCGAGGCGCACGCCGAATATCTCGCCTTCCCCCGGCTGTGCGCGCTCGCCGAGACGGCCTGGTCCGCACACCGCGACTGGCCGGGGTTCCAGGACCGCCTCGCACACCACCGAACCCGGCTCGACGCACTCCATGTGCCCGGCCGCCCCCCGCACCACCTCCCCGCACCATCCCTGTCAGGAGAGGAAACCGGTCGATGA
- a CDS encoding cellulose binding domain-containing protein, which yields MNRRKTATARFRTAVALGAAAGLGCAALTALPASAAAPTVKVQYRQSSTGSDQAEPWFKVVNTSGSALSLSTVKVRYYFKADAGASYTFACSWAVKGCANITGTFGTLAHPTATADRYLEIGFTAGAGTLAPGADTSDMQLRFYRSNWASLNQSDDYSYGPAQTSYGDWTKATATVGGTLVWGTAPAGNDPGGPTDPPTDPPTDPPTGGATLFDDFNYTSYTDPSIAGHGWSVRANSGGPGIPGATWAPDNVTFAKEGTNSIMNLETSTAGTGGTTEQTEVLTQATKFKNGTYAARVKFADTPKSGPDGDHLVQTFFTINDLKAPMADDYAEYDFEYLPNGGWGESSNILYTTSWETYNPDPWVAVNQHTEGRSSYNGWHDLVLTIDNNAITYYIDGQLFGTHDAQYLPERPMSINFNQWLIDFGGQSSTTPRAYDQKVDYVLHVKDQVLTPAQVSAKVNAYRGAGTAFEDTVPNGG from the coding sequence ATGAACAGACGGAAGACCGCCACCGCACGCTTCAGGACCGCTGTCGCGCTCGGCGCGGCGGCCGGCCTCGGCTGCGCCGCCCTCACCGCCCTGCCCGCCTCGGCGGCGGCGCCCACGGTCAAGGTGCAGTACCGCCAGAGCTCCACCGGGTCCGACCAGGCGGAGCCGTGGTTCAAGGTGGTCAACACCTCGGGCTCGGCGCTCTCGCTCAGCACGGTCAAGGTCCGCTACTACTTCAAGGCCGACGCCGGCGCCTCGTACACCTTCGCCTGCTCCTGGGCGGTCAAGGGCTGCGCCAACATCACCGGCACCTTCGGGACCCTCGCCCACCCGACGGCGACCGCCGACCGCTATCTGGAGATCGGCTTCACGGCGGGCGCGGGCACCCTCGCGCCCGGCGCCGACACCAGCGACATGCAGCTGCGCTTCTACCGCTCCAACTGGGCGTCGCTCAACCAGAGCGACGACTACTCCTACGGTCCCGCACAGACCTCGTACGGCGACTGGACCAAGGCCACGGCCACCGTGGGCGGGACACTCGTCTGGGGCACCGCCCCCGCGGGCAACGACCCCGGGGGCCCCACGGACCCGCCCACCGACCCGCCGACCGATCCGCCCACCGGCGGGGCGACGCTCTTCGACGACTTCAACTACACCTCGTACACCGACCCGTCGATCGCCGGCCACGGCTGGAGTGTGCGCGCCAACTCCGGCGGACCCGGCATCCCGGGTGCCACCTGGGCCCCCGACAACGTCACCTTCGCCAAGGAGGGGACGAACTCGATCATGAATCTGGAGACCTCGACCGCCGGCACGGGCGGCACCACCGAGCAGACCGAAGTCCTCACCCAGGCGACGAAGTTCAAGAACGGGACCTACGCGGCCCGGGTCAAGTTCGCCGACACACCGAAGTCGGGTCCTGACGGCGACCATCTCGTACAGACCTTCTTCACCATCAACGACCTCAAGGCACCGATGGCGGACGACTACGCGGAGTACGACTTCGAGTACCTCCCCAACGGCGGCTGGGGCGAGTCGTCCAACATCCTCTACACCACCTCCTGGGAGACCTACAACCCCGACCCCTGGGTCGCGGTCAACCAGCACACCGAAGGCCGGTCGAGCTACAACGGCTGGCACGACCTGGTGCTCACCATCGACAACAACGCGATCACGTACTACATCGACGGCCAGCTCTTCGGCACGCACGACGCCCAGTACCTCCCCGAGCGGCCCATGTCGATCAACTTCAACCAGTGGCTGATCGACTTCGGCGGCCAGTCCAGTACGACCCCGCGCGCCTACGACCAGAAGGTCGACTACGTCCTGCACGTCAAGGACCAGGTACTGACTCCGGCGCAGGTCAGCGCCAAGGTCAACGCGTACCGCGGCGCGGGGACCGCGTTCGAGGACACGGTGCCGAACGGCGGCTGA
- a CDS encoding extracellular solute-binding protein, with the protein MKNRCLVCSAALLSAVALSGCGSLPGGGGKDDSPTVTVWLMKDSVSDAFLKRFVTSYEKSHPKITLDVKIQEWTGIGDKVLAALDSENPPDVVEVGNTQVAQYAETSHLRGLTLESVRDLGSEDWLPGLAQPGRIEGDQYGIPWYAANRIVIYNKELFEAAGIDKLPRTRDEWIADTTALNTADTQGIYLAGQDWYSLAGFIWDEGGELAVEDGSSNWHGTLDTPAALRGMAFYKQLQGLGNGPKNSDEATPPQADVFAKGDVAQIISTPSSARIIEEKNPHLKGKLGFFPIPGKTADTPGAVFTGGSDLIVPKNTHHGTAATDVVEALAGEKWQTDLARTMSYVPNKTTLAGVISGDESTAAMAVGAARGRATPNSPQWASVEAKNPIKPYMTEVLEGQDPKKAAKAASELITTALTSG; encoded by the coding sequence GTGAAGAACCGCTGTCTTGTCTGTTCCGCGGCGTTGTTGTCCGCCGTCGCTCTCAGCGGCTGCGGCTCGCTGCCAGGGGGAGGCGGCAAGGACGACTCGCCGACGGTCACGGTCTGGCTGATGAAGGACAGCGTGTCCGACGCGTTCCTCAAGCGCTTCGTGACCTCGTACGAGAAGTCGCACCCCAAGATCACCCTCGACGTCAAGATCCAGGAGTGGACCGGGATCGGTGACAAGGTCCTGGCAGCGCTGGACAGCGAGAACCCGCCGGATGTCGTCGAGGTGGGCAACACCCAGGTCGCCCAGTACGCCGAGACCTCGCACCTGCGGGGGCTCACCCTGGAGTCGGTACGCGACCTCGGCAGCGAGGACTGGCTGCCCGGCCTCGCCCAGCCTGGCCGTATCGAGGGCGACCAGTACGGCATCCCCTGGTACGCCGCCAACCGCATCGTGATCTACAACAAGGAACTGTTCGAGGCGGCCGGCATCGACAAGCTGCCCAGGACCCGCGACGAATGGATCGCCGACACCACCGCGCTCAACACCGCCGACACCCAGGGCATCTATCTCGCGGGACAGGACTGGTACAGCCTGGCCGGCTTCATCTGGGACGAGGGCGGCGAGCTGGCCGTCGAGGACGGCAGCAGCAACTGGCACGGCACCCTCGACACGCCCGCAGCCCTGCGCGGCATGGCCTTCTACAAGCAGTTGCAGGGCCTGGGCAACGGGCCGAAGAACTCCGACGAGGCCACACCGCCGCAGGCCGACGTCTTCGCCAAGGGCGATGTCGCCCAGATCATCTCGACCCCCAGCTCGGCCCGGATCATCGAGGAGAAGAACCCCCATCTCAAGGGCAAGCTGGGCTTCTTCCCGATCCCCGGCAAGACCGCCGACACGCCGGGCGCCGTGTTCACCGGCGGATCCGACCTGATCGTCCCCAAGAACACCCACCACGGCACGGCGGCCACCGATGTGGTCGAGGCGCTCGCGGGCGAGAAGTGGCAGACGGACCTCGCGAGGACCATGAGCTACGTCCCCAACAAGACGACCCTCGCCGGGGTCATCAGCGGCGACGAGAGCACGGCGGCGATGGCCGTGGGCGCGGCGCGCGGCCGGGCGACCCCCAACTCGCCGCAGTGGGCCAGCGTCGAGGCCAAGAACCCGATCAAGCCGTACATGACCGAGGTGCTGGAGGGACAGGACCCGAAGAAGGCCGCCAAGGCGGCGTCGGAGCTGATCACGACGGCGCTCACCTCCGGCTGA